AAGCATTCTCTGAAGGCCTGGTATGCTCCCTGGATTGGATGCTGAGTACTCCTACAAAGCCTGGGTGCTAGTGTCCAGGGCCCCTGCGAAGGTTCCAGCCTTGAGGCTGCTGCGTGTGCCCCCAGgatagaggggaggtgggtgtgcaGGATGCCAGCTGCTTTCTTAAGTAGACTTAGGCCTACCATTAGCCTCAGCCTGAACTAAATCTTTTCTTGTGGAGCTCTGCTTGGCTGGCAAGGCTCTGAGGgcacttctcttcttccctctgtaAGGAGAGGATGCAGTGGCAGCACTCTGGCCCGGGCAGATGCTGCAGAGGCAGCTCAGAAAAAAATGCTCGGGGGAGCCCAGAGGGAAAGCAGTGGCAGGGGGGAGGAAGCACTTGCCCGGCACTCggagcctccctccctctccactctgAGCTTCAACTTGGAGCAGGGTTACTTGAGGTCCCCAGAAGCCACTGGCAGAGCCCAGACTTTGGACCTCAGGACGTGAGGGCCTGGCGGCAGTGGTGGGCGAGCAGATCTTCAGTGGCGGGGGCAGCGTGCACAGTCTCTCCGACTTTGGGGCAAAGCGAAACCATATGACCCTCTTCAAAGGGAGCTCCTTATCTGCTGCTCTCGGTGGAATTTCAACCGTTTTTTCCCTCCCTAagcccaaaaagaaaaaaaaaaagtgcccacGACCAGAAATAAAACCCCCTAACTCTGAGAGGTAAGTCATGACGGAGGGAAAGAGTGTATCTGCGAAGGGATCGGCGGGTCCTGGAGGCGAGCCCTCCTTGAGACGCTGCCCTCACTGCAGCAAGGAAGGCagcccgggctgccccaaacccTCCGGAGAAGGTTCCTTGCGCTCCTCTGCCGCCTTCCCACCTCCATCGGAGGTCGCAGAAAGTCGGGAGAAGCTGAGCTAGGGGCTTCCCACCGCGGCCAGCAGCGCTCGCCGCTAGGAGCCCTTGGGCCGAGCCGGGCGCCTCCCGCCTGGGCCTTAGCTCGCCTGCAGCGTAGCCGGGAGGCTGGATGCCCCCGAGGGTCGGCGGCGCGGCTGACGCGTCCCCCCTGGACGACTGGCACGCAGGGCCCCAGCTGCAGGGCAGGCAGGTCGTGGCGGGCAGGAGGGTCCAGGCGGAGCCGGGGCAGAGGCAGCCCAAGCTGCAGAGTTTTCAGGGGACGTGAATGGTCCGTTTCGCCCAGCCGGGCCTCCGCGGCCGtcccggggcctgcgctgggcGGCAGTGAGCAGTCCCGGCACAGCGCGGGGCCTCCGCGGGCCTCCGGACCCTGGACGGGGCGCAGGGCTTCTGAGGGGCCCCCCGGGCCTTCTGTCCGCCCGCAAGTCTGCCTTGGGGTCCGGGCCCCGCGAGCCCGAGGCTCTGCGTCAGGCAGCGGCGGCCGTCGTGGCCCCGGGCGGCGGTAAGTGGGTGCCGCGGGTCGTCGCGGGGGCAGCGCGGTGGCGGGCGGCACGGGACGGGACGGAAGCCCCGGGCGGGGGTCGGGCGGGGGTCGGGGCGGCCGTGGAACCGCCTAACGGGCGGGGCTCGCTGCAGCTGGGAGGCCCCGCGGCCGGGGTGCGGGGTGGCTCTCGGCCCTCACCGcgccctttctctgtctctgcccgaCTCCTGCAGACGACCCGCCCGCCGAGACCGGCCAGAGCTTCCTGTTCGACGTGTCCAGCCTCCCCGACGCCGACGAGGTGGTGGCAGCCGAGCTGCGCGTGCTGCGCCACGAGTCGCCCGGGCCGGGTGccggccgcgccgccgccccgccgctgctgctgctgtccacctgcccccgcgccgcccgggcGCCGCGCCTGCTGCACTCGCGGGCCGCCCCGCCCCTGGCCCGCGCGCGCTGGGAGGTGTTCGACGTGGCCGACGCCGTGCGCCGCCACCGCCGGGAGCCGCGCGCCGCCCGCGCCTTCTGCCTGCGGCTGCGCTCGGTGGCCGGGCCGTCGCGGGAGCCGCTGGCGCTGCGGGGGCTGGGCTTCGGCTCGCGGGGCGCGCGCGGCGCGGCGGCCGAGGAGCGCGCTCTGCTCGTCGTCTCCTCCCGCGCGCACAGGAAGGGGAGCCTGTTCCGGGAGGCCCGCGCGCTCGGGGCCGCGCTggccgcggagccgccgcccgaccCGGGACCCGGCCCCCGGTCGCCCGCGGCGGTCACCGGGGGGCGCAGGCGGCGGCGGACGGCGCTGGCCGGGGCGCGGCCGGCgcagggcggcggcgggggcgcgggccggggccaCGGGCGCAGGGGCCGGAGCCGCTGCAGCCGCAGGCCTCTGCACGTGGACTTCAAGGAGCTGGGCTGGGACGACTGGATCATCGCGCCGCTGGACTACGAGGCGTACCACTGCGAGGGCGTCTGCGACTTCCCGCTGCGCTCGCACCTGGAGCCCACGAACCACGCCATCATCCAGACGCTGCTCAACTCCATGGCGCCCGACGCGGCGCCGGCCTCCTGCTGCGTGCCCGCGCGCCTCAGCCCCATCAGCATCCTCTACATCGACGCGGCCAACAACGTGGTCTACAAGCAGTACGAGGACATGGTGGTGGAGGCGTGCGGCTGCAGGTAGCCTgcgggcccggcccggcccggccagggaaggggcagccgcgccgcccccgggacccccctgcccccgcccccgccgaagAGCGTGGGTGCGCGTCGGACTCTGGCCCCGAACCGGCCCCGTCGAGGGAGAGCGCGCGTTcacactcacacccacacacTCACGCTCACCTTTCCCGTGGGCAGCAGCCTGCGTGCGAACAGGAGATGACCCGACCTCCccgaacgaacgaacgaacgtgTACTCCGCAAACACTCCGTCGCACCTCCCACCACCCCCTTTTGGAGAGAGGATGGTGGGTGTGTTAAGGTTGCAATGACAGGCACCAAGTCCGGTAGAAACGGGTTAGGGAATTGGGGGTTCCAGAATGGGTGAATTAATGGGGGTAGTGGAGTGACTCTTAGCCCACCCCGTTTTTCCTTGTGGCTGAGTGTGGGGGAACgccaggctgggtggctcagtgcccgCTGTTGCGCCCCGGTGTTGACCGGTAGAAAGGCTCTCTCCTGCCCTTTCTGAAGATTTGCGTTGCGTGGCGGCCGTTTACTCCGGGAAGGAACCGCTGCAAAAGGCgtgtttattctttaattttaaaaatctaacgtGCCCCTTCGGTTTTGAAAGGGAACATTTGTCCGAAAGAATGCATGGTGGAACTACCCAGATCTCTGCAAGGGTCAGCACTACCCTTTTAAAAAACGTCAGTTCTAATTAGGAATGATCTagaatgtgtgtgggggggggatgtTTTTCTTCCGAGGGGGAAGTGAAATGGTGGAGAGGCTATAAACCGCCAGTCTGGTCTGATAtggacttgggggtggggtggcatggGCCAAGTTCTGAAACTTCAGGGCTGGGCAGCTCACGGTGGCAGCGATGCCTTGGGGGtgctgagggggagggaggcttAGTGCAGTGGCTGGGAATGGGGAAAGGCCGACCGCTATGCCTTTTCCTAGAGACCCGCCAGGAGGTTTTGCTAAGGAGCTGAGAAAGAGGCTCCTAGGGCTTTGAAAGAGGCAGGGAGGCGTCCCGGGGCGGGCTTCTGCAGAAGTCTCAGGCTCCTCTGCCAGGTAGGCGCAACCCTCTCCAAATGGTGTGCTCGCAATGTGCCAACATGTGCTTGTGCTTAGCTATCAAGTCTGTGTTGGCTTTTACACGCTCTCACTGTGTTGTTGCTGTAGGTTTTGGCAGTGTGATAGTAACGGGAAGTGAAGCTACACAAAAGTGCTTTTGTGAGATTTCAGCTCCCCGCGAACCCAGTGGTTCAAGGCAGGAGGAAGCCCCTCACCGCCCCTCCCTTCTGCAATGTAGAGGGGCTTTTGCAGCTTGGCTGCTGTGGCCCCTTCAGAAGGGCAGGGCCTcggtggggagtggggtggggggcagaaggggaagccTCTCCTCCAGTCCCGTCTTTGTCTTGTTGATGGTAGGACTGCCTGCCCCGGTAAAGGGAAGCTGGAACACCCATCCtacattgttttatttggttCATTTCTGCCTGGGAGTGCTTTGTGGCCTTGCGTAaatggtggagggaggagaggaggaggagaggagaggagaagcgACGTGGACTCCACCTGTCTGGGGCTTCTTTGAAAACCCCTGCCGCCTCCCTGGGTATTCTTTAAGGTCATGCTGGGCTTTCTCCTTCGGGGTTCCTGAGAAAGGCATCCATTCCATGCTTCTTGTCTTGGATGCTAAGGTCCAGATTTGAATTCTCAGTGATTAAATATTCCAGAGAGAGGAATACTAAGGATTTAGATACAGCGAATTTACTTAAGGGCCCCACCTGAATCTGTTTTATCCCGTAAAATTTcccccaaaggaaaagaaaatgcacttATAATATGAATTTATATGCTGTGGCTATGTGAGTAGCtataaataatcagaaaatgcAAGTCTCTTTAGGTTAAAACTCACAAACAAAATTCCCAAAGTGGCAGCTATGGTACACTTCCTCTCAATTTCAGTGACCCGTGGCCCCCTTAGGTTTATGGATTTGGCCAGAGAAGCTTCACTTTTCCAAGTAGTTTTTAATAATTGCACGGTGATTGCTCTGTCattaatgaagaataaaaaaatgacacTAAAATATGAGAGGTTGTGGTATTTGAAGTTTTAGAAAGGGAGTTAATGAAACACTAGCTATCACTCTGCAGAAATTCTAGGTTATTTAATATCTTGgacaaaaggaaacattttgattcttttttagtGACTAGGAGAAACAATGTTTTGAGAAGAGATGTTTTGATTTAGCCTGAGCTTTTCGtggcagggaaaaaaatgtccattttctcagttttttccaGATGACCTCCTTTCTACCAAGATGTGTTGTAAGTGATGGAGGAAGTAGGCATCTTCCTGTATCTGGAGGTGCAGGCTGCAtccggggagggggctggtcCTTGGGCAGTGGCAGCTCCTTCGATGCTCTCATGCTCTCGGATACCCTCAGTGTGTTCTTGTTTACGGAGTGGCAATGTCTCCAGGATAGTTCAGGAGCTGTACGTAACCACCAGGGACCACCCGTGCCTGCTATAACTCAACTCAGGCCTCTGGCatctcagagttaaaaataggtgAATGGAGAAGATGTGTCACACTTTGTGAAAATGACAGCAAAGGGCCCCACCACATGTCGAGGCAGACATGTCTTTGCTGCTATGATGTGGTTGGATGAGCTTTGCCAGGATTTGGAGGAGGATTCTGCTAGCACAGTGGTAGTGGCCTGTACTGTCTGTCTTCTAGGCAGTGGGGTGCAGGGCCAAATCACTCAGCTGGAAGCCCCGGTCCCCACCCGTTGGGAGAGCTGGCTGCTGGCAAGTAGGGATAAAGTGTGACGGCACTGTGGGTGAAGGCAGTGCCCCCTCTCCAACTCAGACTCTCTTGGGTCTGGGGCCACCAGAATATTCCTCCTCCAGCagtgaattttccattttgttcgGGAGACACGCGCACTTCTAGTTGAGGCCTTTTGAACCACTCCTTCGTGCTAGAGAATAGGATGTCGTCCCTGCTTGGGGAGCATGGGGCAGGCCAGCTGGTGCCCAAGGGGGTCGGTACTGGGTCTGCTAAACATGAAGACCGTCTAGTTCTGCTGCCTAGACACAGCAGAAGCCAGACTTCTGTATTAAGGGAGACATTTCCACTGGCAGACGGCTGTGTCCAGCGATGCCCAGATGCTCACCTGGTTGAAATCTGGTTTTCTGAGCAGCAGCCTTGGGTCCTCCTGAGAGGGTGGCAGGCTCTGTTGTCTTAGCTCATGGTCTGTCCATTCATCATGTACGTCCTAGGCTTCATCCTAGTGTGCTCACATCTTACTACCAGAGTGGCATGGGAAAAAGAAGAGCTGTGGATTGTGTGATGTCGAGTCAAACCTAGCAAAGCTAGTGCAGTGACTGCTCCTGGGACAGTCTCCTGGAGGTGTCCGCAGGAGTGGGGACCCCGCTGTCAGTGTGGAAGGGAGTAGGGACCACCCTGTGGATGTAACAGAGCGTAACTCAAATCTAAGAAGTCATTTATCCTGcttgtgattttttatttaaactcatgGCAGAAAATAATCCAGGACTGTGGACTGATTGTCTTCTTAAAGCAGGGAGCAAAACTGAATTCTTCCCAAGAGGACTTGGTGCACATTAAAAGGCAGACTCTTCTCTTGCTTGAATCTAGTCTTTGGAACAGCCCGTGAGAAGAAGAGCAAACACTACTGCTGTCTCTGGGACAGATGTCATTGGGGCCTCGCCAGTCTCCTGAGAGCAGGTTGGTGGGGTCACAGAAGCCTCCCCCGGCCCAGAAAGCAGGGCCTTTTCAGTGGGTCTGGGCCAGGAGCCCTCAGACAGGTGCAGCATCGAGGGTCTGGGAGGCAGCCATCTGTCAGAGGCAGGGAAGGACCTCCGTTGTTCCCCTGAGGTGTCTGGattgggaaggaaagagaggcagcTGACAAGAGCGCCCCAGAGTTGAGAGATGTGGGGAGTAGGATAGGAGAGAACTGGAGCCCTCTGAGGTGTGTCTGGGCAGCGCTGGTGTGTCTGCAGACTTCTGTGTACCCGGGAGTGAACTGCCCCCTGCTGTCGCCTGCTGTCTGCCTGCTGTGAGGTCACCTGGGTGCTGGAGCTCCGAAAGGTGCCTCCTGAGAGGTCTGGGACGGTCGTGGGCAGCCACCTCCCTACCCGGAGCTTCTACTTCTGCCCCTGTAAAAGGAGCAGCTCTCCAGTCCCCTGGTTCTAGGATTCTAGATGGTCCAAAAGTCCATTAACAGAGTTTAAAGGCAGAGGAGCTGTGACTGTTCCTGGaaaggccccccgccccccaatccCAGAGCCACTTCTCACAAGTATCACAGCTCTTGcctgtgtctatgtgtgtgtgtgtgtgtgtgcgtgcgcgcatgtgtgcacgtgtgtccATTACAATCCTAGAGTCTGTTGGTGCCTTATGGATGTGGCTTTGATTTCCAGCTGGGTCAAGGCAGGTGCAGGGGAGACCAGGATCTCAGGGGTAGGGCTCAGCTCACCAAAGCCACAAGCTTTCCTATGTTCTGGGTGAGGGGCACTACCAACCCAGCTGGAGatctgtcccccccacccccaccccactccgcCACACACACCCAGGGGCAGGTGGAGCCACACCTGCTGAGATTGTCCTGTGACCAGATTCTGGGAAGGCTGCCGCCTGCTGCTGGGGCCTCTGTGGGAGCGGCAGAAGAAAGCAAGCCTGGGCCTTGCTGGCAGCCCAGCAGGGACCTGGGACTGTCCCAGAGTCCCTGGACAAGGCAAGCAAGCCTGTGCAGGGTGAAGTGCTGGGCCAGGTCCCCAcaggcccccaccccctcctcgcTGCCATGCCCATGTCTGGTCCAGCTTGCTGGAGGAGTGACCCAGCGGCAGGCACCTACAGAGCTGCTCTCTTCCTTTTTGTGGCCTGAAAAATGGTGGTAGAGTTTAACAGTGAGAGACAGGAGGAGTCAAAAGAGGTAACTTATAATTTTTCAGGCAGCTCTGCCTTTTGTGCCTGGAGCTTCTGGTCACTTGGGCTAGAGCAagcttcttcctccttttgttgCCATTTCTGGACTTTAGCTTGTTAAATAGTTAAATCCCGACGGGACTCAAGGTGAGAGAAACCTGTTCTGGTCAGGAAGGCCACACTTCCCTTAAGTGGAGTCACCTGCCTGGAGGCAGCTGCAGGAAGAGGGTTGGAAGCTGGCTTAGGAAGTCAATGGGGGTGACTGAGGGCTTGACATTTGCTGTGTGGGCTCTGATGATTGGTTCAGGGATACTCTCTGCTCATGATGTGTGCACACCCAGCTCCACCAGAGCTTGGCTTCTTCCCACCCACCCTCAAACTGCCGGCACCAGGCCCGTGCTTGAGGCCGGCCTGGGACTTGGCCATTGGCCTTCTGACTGGGCAGCGTTTGGGTTGGCGCTTCACAGTGACTGCCACACTTTCGGCCGAGGAACCTGGGGAAAGGTGGAGTCGGAGTGTCAGCGAGGTCACTGAAAAACTGGTCTGCATTTCGAGTTTGTGCTTAGAGTTGTTGGAAAGTACAGCACGCCCTCCGACCGGCCCGCCTGGGGGGATTTGGTCCGCTTGCTCCTGCCTTCGTACACCTCCAGGGAGCAGTCCTGCAGGCCCCTCTGGCATCTGTGTGTGGGAGTGTATGTGTCTGGGCTGCAAAGGACAGGGCTGGTTTCCCTCACCCGCATCCCCCTACAACGGCAAGAGGGCTGCAGTGTGCATGGACGCTTCTGCAAAGAGGTGTTTCTGAGTCTGCTGGCAGGACAGCTTGGCGTGCTGGTCTATGAAGCACTTCCTTCCGCTTGGTTAGAAACCCTTCATTCCAGACAGGGCCACCTTGTTCTAAGTCAGTGATAGGAAGCTGAAACAAGTTGTTTAGAAAAACCAGGAAAAGCTTCTGATGGTCGTGTCTCAGGCACCTTTCAGCCTGGTAGTCCAGACCTTCCAGGCTGTGGCCGGCTGCTTGGTTTCTGCATTTCTGTGTTACAGTCTTTTGAGCTGTTGGCGACTAGGAGTGCGGTGTGGAGGCAGCTGGAGATTTGGCCAGGCACGAGGCAGGAGGTGGGTCAGCGctgtcttctttgcaaaaattgTCTCTGCACTGCTCCATCTGACCGGCAGTGGCAGCGACCACACCCAGCTGCTGCATCTAGagatggggtggtgggggtgagaTGCCTGTTCTGAGCCTCCACCCTGCTCGGACACTTGGCTGCAAGAATCTAGAACCTTGTCTGAACCTCCTGGTGCTGAGGTGTGCCTCTGTTTGACAGAAACCAGATCCCTTGCAAGGCTCAGGGGTCCTGCTGAGCTGGAGGTAAACACAAAGCAAGCGGAGGCAGGCGCTGGCTTCAGTGCCCCTGAGCACCCTGCCTGGTGCCGCTGCAAGGTGGGAGGGGGCGTGGTGGCTCggtgcacctgcacctgcacacTTGGCCGCTGTTTGACGCACTTGCACAGCTTCCTGACCAGCCTGGCCCTCAGACCTAGCGCCTGGGCAGCCCTAGCCTGCCTGGACTCCTCAGTGGAGTGAGTCTGAAAAGTAAGTCCTGACAACGTGCACGGGAAGCCTTTCTTGGCCTGTGAGTGTATCTCCGAGCGTGGGAAGGTTGCTGAGGGCAGGAAAAGACGCACACGTCTGAGGTTTCCCCGGGGGGCTCGGGACAGCAGCAGCTTGGCTTGAGGTGAGCAGGCTTGTGGTTGGAGGACGGGGTGCCCCTGCAAGCAGggcttatttttctttgcaatttataGTTCCGGATCAGGGCCCGTCAGAGTCAGAAGAAAGCCAGCCATTCAGCATTCTGTTTAGAAAATGATGATACATGTTCAGGGAGAAAGCAAGAATGTATTTTCTGGCCGGGAGATACTCGAGTGTTCCAAGCCAGGAACAGAGACTCTGGAAAGCAGAGTTTCTCTGGCTTTCTCCACCTCCGATAAATCACGGATGGCGAACATCAGCTTCCTTACAGTAATTGCCGTTTTCCTGttgttgtttggggttttctgttttgtttttttgtattccaCTTTTTACCGTAGTGCAAACAGCTTCTGTGTTTCCTGTGACAAAGAATCCTGAGTCCCCTTAGGTCTCTCAGCTGGAAGTATTTCGCCCCAAATGAGaagttaatgcattttttttttttttacaaggattTGTATGCTGAGTGTAACTTGCTGTTCAGCAGTTGAGAATAGGGGATTCTGAaaagtttggaaaaaaagaattttaaatagatatCAAGAGGTTCCTGCAGAACTCCCGCACCAGCCTCTGGCACACCTCTGTTTAAGCAGGCTCTTGGTGGGCAGCAGCTTCTGACATGACGGGCGCCCTGCCTCCGAGCGAGCACCCTGACTCTGCTGCCAATACCGTGATTCTAAGGATATGAGCGAAACTCAGAATTACAGTAATGCCATCACAGCTCAATACGTACCATTCCCTCAGCAGCTGAAGACAGAATGTATTATTTCGGGGGGCTCAAATCCCTTTCATTTCACAGCCATACCCACTATTTCTCAGCTTGGCTTGGGAGTCAGATGGGAAAAGTGGTGAGAATTTTAAGCTCATTGAATGCAAGCTGAGATCGCCTTCATCGGCAGTCGTCCAGCTCTGGTTTGGCCAGAGCAGAGCTCCGAGGCTTGGAGGCTGGAGAGCGGGCCgcctccctgctgctctgctgGGCCGCTGGGGCAGCACGAGCTGATGTTGTGAGTGCTGCTCATGCCCAGACCAGCTGGCAGGGAGCTTTTCCAGGCCAGGTACAAACCCACTGTGTATATGTATTCTCAAGTTTAAATAGATTGTACATACTGGAATGTAAATGAACTGTAAAACAGCAATCTCTATTTTTCTTGACAGTTATATAGCAGTATATATTTGTTAAACAGGCTCGTATGCTCTTCATTAGCCCTTTTAAAATGTTGTACAGataaattgattaaatattttattgatacaCCTGCTCCTGGCTGGTCTTTCGAGAAcggttttttttttgccttgctaTTCAGCCTCTCTCTGGTGGTCGGTTCCCAGTGCTCCACACCAAGAACAGAAGCCAACCATTTAGGTGTTAGGACAACTGCATGCCAATGGGGCCACACGGTGGCTCTGGGCCTGTCAGTCTTCACTCTGACCATTCCCCCTTGAAACAGCGCAGGCTGTCCTGTGTATGCATCTGGGGGCCTCGGGTCGTTGTGACCGCCGTGACTCCGGAGAACACTGCATGGCCTGTACCGCGTGAAGCCACGGCACAGGAAGGTAGCCAAGCTTGGCTTTGGGGGTGAAGAGGCCAAAGCGCAGCAGAAGACAGATTTCCCTTTGGAAAAAGGGCATGGCTATGTGTAGCGAGGGAGCGTTGTCACTGCAGACACAGTCCGAGCGGAAAGGTCTTGCTCCACACACAGCAGGCCGCTGGAGGATCTGTCTCACTTCAGGAAGCCTGGGCACCCCCATTCTGAGCTGTGCAGGGAAGCCTCTGAAACCCACAGCCAGAGCAATGCCCAGTTACAGCAGCTTCCCCTGCAAGGCCAGTTACATATTTTAGTGAAACCAGCGAAGTCCTACAGCCAGTTTGGCTGCTGTTGCTCCACGCTCTCCAGACAAGGATAAAGATCTGTGCTCAGTGGCATCACCTCGGACCCTTCAGGACCTCTCCCAGACCCGGCCAGAGAGGACCAGCCACTCATAACTTCTTCCtgcagcagaggaaggagaaagctaTTTCATCAGTTCCCAAAATATTTCTGGGGAAGGACAGGGACTTGGCCGCCAGGAATGACCTGTTACCAGAATGACCTCCTCTGGGATGTGGATACCGCTGGGCAGGAGGCACCTTTCTGCAGGGTCAGGGCAGGGCACGTCCACCGCAATCAGGTGTCCTGCTGTCCCGGTGGTCGTGTTTGTCTCTGTCTGGTGTGAAGTGGATCAAGAAAGTCTGCTCCCCTTCTGCCTCTTAATTTCATCAGTACGAAATAAAGGAgtctttttctttggaagaaaatgaagttcACCTTTCAACTAACTCACTTGGTAGGTACAATTCCATATAAGATTTAAGACTCTGTCCTGGAGAAGTGTAAAGTCTTGTCATGCTTTGTTTATAACCATCCTTGGGCGGttcttcattttcctatttcctgGTCCCTTCGTGGCCTGCCCGGGCTTTCTGTGGTTGCAGGGGGTGGATACAGAGTAAGCAGACTGTGGGTAGTTACAGGGAGAAAGGAAAGCCAGGGGTAGCATTTAGACATTTATCCTAACACTGATGAGAGCACATCTCAAAGGTCCG
This genomic stretch from Canis lupus dingo isolate Sandy chromosome 17, ASM325472v2, whole genome shotgun sequence harbors:
- the GDF7 gene encoding growth/differentiation factor 7 — encoded protein: MDLSAAAALCLWLLSACRPRDGLGLEAAAVLRAAGAGRAGGPGGGGGGGGGRALAPAAGVSAAPAAAAPGARAARRAAGSGSGSGSGFGNGSVVPHQFMMSLYRNLAGRAPAGGAAASTSGSGRRGRADTITGFADQANQDDPPAETGQSFLFDVSSLPDADEVVAAELRVLRHESPGPGAGRAAAPPLLLLSTCPRAARAPRLLHSRAAPPLARARWEVFDVADAVRRHRREPRAARAFCLRLRSVAGPSREPLALRGLGFGSRGARGAAAEERALLVVSSRAHRKGSLFREARALGAALAAEPPPDPGPGPRSPAAVTGGRRRRRTALAGARPAQGGGGGAGRGHGRRGRSRCSRRPLHVDFKELGWDDWIIAPLDYEAYHCEGVCDFPLRSHLEPTNHAIIQTLLNSMAPDAAPASCCVPARLSPISILYIDAANNVVYKQYEDMVVEACGCR